The Leptospira sp. WS39.C2 genome contains a region encoding:
- a CDS encoding diacylglycerol/polyprenol kinase family protein: protein MNSGFNFFRKIWHVLGLFIPVTLYLDPFKDAFGLVYATRAILVTCLGFFLLGLFLLEIVRLSHSGFEAFFYRYFGFLMKESERKRFNGTVPYFLANLIVVCFFPAEVAILAILFLVIGDPFAAYVGSRFGKYRFYNGKSIEGVFGFLIPAFLFSMIVLFLITKSNPESFLSLYDRNGNFYLTPIIIVFVSVFVSCVTEFFSNTTAKGLIDDNLLIPVFGAISLSVLSLLYLDYTPMDFFFDPMALYIQK from the coding sequence ATGAATTCAGGATTTAATTTTTTTCGTAAAATTTGGCATGTTCTTGGCCTTTTTATTCCAGTGACTCTTTACTTAGATCCATTTAAAGATGCTTTTGGGTTAGTGTATGCGACTCGTGCAATTTTAGTTACTTGTCTAGGTTTTTTCCTTTTGGGGCTATTTCTCCTAGAGATTGTTAGGTTGAGCCATAGTGGCTTCGAAGCCTTTTTTTATCGGTATTTTGGATTCCTCATGAAAGAATCGGAGCGTAAACGATTTAATGGAACCGTACCGTATTTTCTAGCTAATCTAATCGTTGTTTGTTTTTTTCCAGCAGAAGTAGCTATTTTAGCTATTTTGTTTTTGGTAATAGGAGATCCGTTTGCGGCGTATGTGGGAAGCCGATTTGGTAAATATCGGTTTTATAATGGAAAGTCGATTGAAGGGGTGTTTGGTTTTTTAATCCCTGCGTTTTTGTTTTCGATGATTGTTTTGTTTTTAATCACAAAATCGAATCCAGAAAGTTTTTTATCTTTGTACGACCGTAATGGTAATTTTTATCTAACTCCTATAATCATCGTATTTGTCTCGGTATTTGTCTCGTGTGTCACAGAATTTTTTTCAAACACAACGGCAAAAGGTCTTATCGATGACAACTTACTGATACCAGTTTTTGGTGCTATTTCTCTTTCGGTTTTATCACTATTGTATTTAGATTATACCCCAATGGATTTTTTCTTTGATCCTATGGCTTTATACATCCAGAAATAA
- a CDS encoding STAS domain-containing protein: MSLDDLVVSTEKIDTVYVTKLQGNLNNFTAEKCIKSVTNSLKHGSVILDLEELNMVTTQGIVAFKTLNEEAFLQKHKIILINLPLSVRQAFLMAGVRNLFPIANNEEAAFKMASRPSR; encoded by the coding sequence ATGAGTTTAGACGATTTAGTAGTTTCCACTGAGAAAATTGATACTGTTTATGTAACCAAATTACAGGGAAATTTAAACAACTTCACCGCTGAAAAATGCATCAAATCGGTCACCAATTCTTTAAAACATGGTTCGGTTATTTTGGATTTGGAAGAACTAAATATGGTCACAACCCAAGGGATCGTCGCCTTTAAAACCTTAAACGAAGAAGCATTTTTACAAAAACACAAAATCATACTCATCAACTTACCGTTAAGTGTTAGGCAAGCCTTTCTCATGGCGGGTGTTCGCAATTTATTCCCCATTGCAAATAATGAAGAAGCTGCATTTAAAATGGCTTCAAGACCCAGTAGGTAA
- a CDS encoding TldD/PmbA family protein → MRDLLKECLSEESGFVELRFHHKESRSFFAERGRVESTALRKRTGVGVRVLESGTWGFASTSEVTKASIQNAIQIAKKAARLSSALRKDKIPNLPKANFAIGDFIGKGIEDFRGRSVEEKLKMVLDIQNEASKQSTKLQSVGCGYSEIYEEKAIVTTDGANSFFSLVRPEFRVSAVAKEDGKLESGSHSIGVTGGWDCLFRSQSASQISEEACKTAVDLLTSELPDGGLSTVILSPSIVGLLVHEAIGHTVEADFVLSGSVAQGKIGHRVGSDLVTLCDSGSSEFYEGAGGTIPVDDEGVIPTNTVIIKNGILTSYLHNRETAERFGVAPTGSARAWEYGDVPLIRMRNTFLLPGNSSFDEMIANTKDGYYLDGAKNGQADATGEFMFAVQKAYRIQNGKITHLLKGVTVSGLAFDVLQNVDMVSKEFKWDLGSGHCGKGQPAKVDAGGPYVRTKVLLGGK, encoded by the coding sequence ATGCGTGACCTTTTAAAAGAATGTTTATCCGAAGAATCGGGATTTGTAGAACTACGATTCCATCATAAAGAAAGTCGTTCCTTTTTTGCTGAACGTGGGCGTGTGGAGTCCACTGCCCTTCGCAAACGTACAGGAGTTGGTGTTCGAGTATTAGAGTCTGGGACTTGGGGTTTTGCTTCTACAAGTGAAGTTACAAAAGCCTCCATCCAAAATGCCATCCAAATTGCAAAAAAAGCAGCAAGGTTGTCTTCCGCACTCCGTAAAGACAAAATTCCAAATTTACCAAAGGCAAATTTTGCGATTGGTGATTTTATCGGAAAAGGGATTGAAGACTTTCGAGGTCGATCCGTGGAAGAAAAGTTAAAGATGGTCCTCGATATCCAAAATGAAGCAAGCAAACAATCCACCAAACTACAATCTGTCGGTTGTGGCTATTCTGAAATATATGAGGAAAAAGCCATTGTCACAACTGATGGTGCGAATAGTTTTTTTAGTTTGGTGAGGCCCGAATTTCGTGTTTCAGCTGTAGCAAAAGAAGATGGAAAATTGGAATCGGGTTCTCACTCCATTGGTGTCACAGGTGGTTGGGACTGTTTGTTTCGTAGCCAATCTGCTTCCCAAATTTCGGAGGAAGCATGTAAAACCGCTGTGGATTTACTTACGAGTGAACTTCCTGACGGAGGACTTTCGACTGTCATCCTTTCTCCTTCCATAGTTGGCCTACTCGTCCATGAAGCGATTGGACATACCGTAGAAGCAGATTTTGTTCTCTCGGGTTCTGTGGCTCAAGGGAAAATAGGCCACCGAGTTGGATCCGACTTAGTAACGTTATGCGATTCAGGTTCATCTGAATTTTACGAAGGAGCTGGTGGAACAATTCCTGTAGATGATGAAGGGGTAATTCCTACAAATACTGTCATTATCAAAAATGGTATCCTTACTTCATACCTTCACAACAGAGAAACAGCTGAAAGATTTGGAGTGGCTCCAACAGGTTCCGCAAGGGCTTGGGAATATGGAGATGTTCCTCTCATCCGAATGCGAAATACATTTTTGCTCCCAGGAAATTCTAGTTTTGATGAGATGATTGCCAATACCAAAGATGGGTATTATCTTGATGGTGCAAAAAACGGCCAAGCGGATGCCACTGGTGAATTTATGTTTGCCGTTCAAAAAGCTTACCGCATCCAAAATGGCAAAATCACCCATTTGTTAAAAGGAGTAACAGTATCTGGACTTGCTTTTGATGTACTACAAAACGTTGATATGGTTTCCAAAGAGTTTAAGTGGGATTTAGGATCAGGCCACTGTGGGAAAGGGCAACCTGCCAAAGTGGATGCAGGTGGACCTTATGTTCGCACAAAAGTATTGTTAGGTGGTAAATAA
- a CDS encoding DUF4416 family protein, whose protein sequence is MPQELLERPAGATFFLIVSYENEDTLFELKNLSEKRFSKILYESLLLPRWIPDDSEKEFAYPGRYTKVISFKQRIHREEIVEKKKECLEFQSLLQKKDLSTLLIPGYVTSHNIVIAKSKDDFHRMYLFQGVYAEPVYYFTRGVLQPLSSAQSYFKEKEVVYFFNTLRESYEFNKFKS, encoded by the coding sequence ATGCCACAAGAACTTTTAGAAAGACCAGCTGGGGCCACATTTTTTCTCATCGTATCGTATGAGAATGAAGATACCCTGTTTGAATTAAAAAATCTAAGTGAAAAACGTTTTTCTAAAATACTTTACGAATCATTACTTTTGCCTAGATGGATTCCCGATGATTCGGAAAAGGAATTTGCCTACCCTGGTCGGTATACAAAAGTGATCTCTTTCAAACAACGGATACACCGAGAAGAGATTGTAGAGAAAAAAAAAGAATGTTTGGAATTCCAGTCCCTACTCCAAAAAAAAGATTTGAGTACATTACTTATCCCAGGGTATGTCACTTCGCATAACATTGTAATTGCAAAATCAAAAGACGATTTCCATCGAATGTATCTTTTCCAAGGGGTGTATGCGGAACCTGTTTATTATTTTACAAGAGGAGTTTTACAACCACTTTCCTCTGCACAAAGTTACTTTAAAGAAAAAGAAGTAGTCTATTTTTTTAATACACTTCGGGAATCCTATGAATTTAATAAATTTAAAAGTTAA
- a CDS encoding TldD/PmbA family protein: protein MDRGEIEKRLNNQKDLLTNLISKAKSNGIEQVEIYSSYGYSEDVSLEKNDLNNCTATEENMFGIRVLHAGNQGFIISNHIPSLYASIEEAYQLAKSQTTPDLDLILPDARQITNHFDTYDTSLDSMGIEDLVSYAKEALGWRNDLYEKVNIDSGDFSLSKGYKLLVSSKGVMAHELGAELSASVMGMGVDGDLVGSFDYDSASGFYRDQFQTLWKKAFFNFGDKCMGALYAKPTSGFQGKVLLPPDAVYSFFLGLFIGSLNGTSLRKGKSKMTGKMGEKVASSLLSIWDDPTNKELMGSTGFDREGMPTSFKNVLNDGVLESYFYNTYEAKKAGLNISNGCATGGAQSLPGCGPKQLQIKPGTSSKDEFFKLPGKTLFVNRISGSKDGASGDFSGVVKGGYLLEAGEKIPVREVQIVGNAFDALNQIEAIAKEGELLGESSFVPYMLLDGFTITGVTET, encoded by the coding sequence ATGGATCGTGGTGAGATAGAAAAACGATTAAATAACCAAAAAGATTTACTAACAAATTTGATTTCAAAAGCAAAGTCCAATGGGATCGAACAAGTGGAAATTTATTCTAGTTATGGGTATTCTGAGGATGTGAGTTTAGAAAAAAACGACCTTAATAATTGCACAGCAACGGAAGAAAACATGTTTGGGATCCGAGTCCTTCATGCTGGGAACCAAGGTTTTATCATTTCAAATCATATTCCCAGTTTGTATGCATCGATCGAAGAAGCCTACCAATTGGCTAAAAGCCAAACCACACCTGATCTCGATTTAATTTTACCAGACGCAAGGCAGATCACAAATCATTTTGATACCTATGATACTTCCCTCGATTCCATGGGAATTGAAGATCTTGTTTCCTATGCAAAAGAAGCACTTGGTTGGAGAAATGATTTATATGAAAAAGTAAATATTGACTCAGGTGATTTTTCGCTTAGCAAAGGTTATAAATTACTCGTTTCATCCAAAGGTGTGATGGCTCATGAACTTGGTGCGGAACTTTCTGCGTCTGTAATGGGAATGGGTGTGGATGGAGATCTAGTGGGTAGTTTTGATTATGATTCTGCAAGTGGTTTCTATAGAGACCAGTTCCAAACACTTTGGAAAAAAGCATTTTTCAATTTTGGAGACAAATGTATGGGAGCATTGTATGCCAAACCCACCTCAGGTTTCCAAGGAAAGGTGCTTCTCCCACCGGATGCCGTATATTCTTTTTTCCTCGGACTTTTTATTGGTTCACTCAATGGTACAAGCCTTCGCAAAGGAAAATCCAAAATGACAGGTAAAATGGGTGAAAAAGTAGCCTCTTCACTTCTTTCTATATGGGATGATCCCACTAACAAAGAATTAATGGGTTCAACAGGATTTGATAGAGAAGGAATGCCGACCTCGTTTAAAAATGTACTAAATGATGGGGTTTTGGAATCGTATTTTTACAATACTTATGAAGCAAAAAAAGCAGGTCTTAATATATCCAATGGATGTGCTACAGGTGGTGCACAAAGTCTTCCTGGTTGTGGGCCAAAACAATTACAAATCAAACCAGGAACTTCTTCAAAAGATGAATTTTTCAAGCTTCCTGGTAAAACTCTTTTTGTGAACCGGATATCAGGTTCAAAAGATGGGGCATCGGGTGACTTCTCTGGGGTTGTAAAGGGGGGTTATCTTTTGGAGGCTGGTGAAAAAATTCCAGTCCGAGAAGTACAAATTGTTGGCAATGCATTTGATGCCTTAAACCAAATTGAAGCAATTGCAAAAGAAGGGGAACTACTTGGAGAGTCTTCTTTTGTTCCTTATATGTTACTTGATGGGTTTACGATCACTGGGGTCACTGAAACTTAA